In the genome of Vanessa cardui chromosome 18, ilVanCard2.1, whole genome shotgun sequence, the window TTCTAAATGATTCCTTATAATGATTGAGAAATTAAGAAGATTCTAAGTGAGGAAACGTTCCATATTTAAACTGCAACTCTTGATACATTAAAGGATTACCACGATGATTATTACGATAGCGTTGAAacatttttcaaacgttttaaTGAACGATTTCGTAGACAGGCGAGCTATACATAAAATTAGACGAAGGTAATGACGAATGTCATATAATTAGCTTTCCCATTTGACAGTTCGTGTAAAGGTAGCCGACTTTTTATGACGCGTCGCTGCTTTGTGGAGCGCGTTTAATATGAAACGTTTTATATGAGTTATTGTACGGTCTGGTTGACAATgttcttgaataaaattgactcGTCATAGAATAGGATTAGGAATGTTATATTCCTTTATAATACGCGATTGATAATTTAGTttgaaatatgatttataaGTGTCGCGTTTCGGTTGATAGGTACGTTGACTTACGAGCTTACATCACGATTTGTAAGGCTTCGGTGATAATAGAACAGCTAAAAGATGTATTATAACAGTATTAACATTTACAACTTAAGGATTTAATTTATGGAAACTTTTTCAATAGCTTAAAATTTTGATCTTCAGTCCTGGTTTTTGAAAAACAACATTGAAttgattttaacattaaatttgtgTTTGGTTTTAAAGCATTTGAATCTTGCTTTATTATGTTTGATATATCTGAGCCaaacttgttttaaatattggtataattattttcagataCATGAAGTATCTCTATGACTATGAGTGCGAAAAGAAGAACCTGTCAACTAGAAGTGAGCTGGACGCCGCTATAGAGGGCAACAAGCGCGAAGGGCGTCGTGCCTCTGGACAATACGACGCGCAGGCCGCTTTAGCCATGGTgaatataaaacacatttaaaaaaaaaaagaatctactaaaaataatttacagccAGTTATAAAGGCTACCAGAACCCGTATATATTTGGTGTGTAATTTATACattcatttttaaacaatacataaaCTTTCTAAATATGAAATCCGTTACTCGTGTAATAAGTAGGTTTACctgttatttacatatttcgtTTCATTGTTCTTCACAATAGTAAAACTGATAAATAGACAGATGCTTGATGAAGTATATCCACCATTTATAGGTTGTTGTCAATTATAGTGTTCAAGGTaactatacattaaatattatttccagCCACAGCTGAATAGAGTTCCCGCGTCTCTTGCTCAGTTAACCCAGCACATGCAGCCTCTCTCACTCTCCCTCGGTGGAGGAGTCGCCGGGGTACCACGCCTGCCACCCTTACCACCACACGCGCCACATATCTCTCAACACGATATAGAATTCCGCGTTCGCGAGTATATGAAGATGATACAGCAACAGCGTGATTTAATTAGAAAtggtaagtatttttattgataaagacGGTTTAAGATTTAGATTTATCATAGGCTTTTGATAAAATCGATACTGTAATGActgttttacataaatttaaggAATGTTCCTTTTTTATGATCATGGGAATATACGTTAAATAACACATTCATAATTATTCTCACCTTACTGTATACGTGGTAGTCAAAAATATTgggtatatgtattttaatgttaaggAGTTCCACAAGGTGCTATAGTAATACCGTTATTTTTCATTGTTCATGATGTTAATGATTTAACTGTTTCCAGGCTCAGAATCTCCCCCGAACGCTCCGATGGTATCACCTCGCGACGCGGCTCTCTCTGCCATCGACGTATCACGGCTCACACTTTGGTcattatataacaacaataacaacagcccaCAGCCCGATCTCGAACCGCAACggtaattatcattattaattacattcattagattattatctttataacaGTAGATACAAAATGagagtttgtttttttatgtttatgcaagtaaaattaatttatcgttttggacatgttatattaaaacaaatgtgtCGAATTTGttcgatattttaaatgatttgatGTCGAAACGGTTGCCAATACAGTTATTGTTTTTCCAATTCAGTTGTGAAACTTTTGAAAAAACACTCTTCAACAATCAAGTGCTTGGCAATGATTTTTTGCTGGGACAGATATTAAAACAACGCTGTCGACCCACCACAGACAGATGGTAAATACACCAAAAACAAcactttacaatatttaaatatatatgtggtGATCACAATACAATAATGAactttattagttattaaataatcgTAATATAGCCATTATCAAAAGCAACTTTATGATTGTTGCCAAAATAatagatgattattattatgtgttgctttaatttaattctgaCGTGAGCGAAGAAGTGTTGAGCTGGGTTGATATGACTCACGTCGCTCATAGGACAAGAACTAACGTTATATTTGTTGTTCTGCAGCGAGGCTCTGAACCTGAGCGAGAGCCCCAACTCGAGCCTGACCGGCATCAAGCGCGAGGCGTGCCGctcgccgccgcccgccgccaaGCGCCGCACGCCGCGCCCGCCCtcccccgcgccgcccgccgccacCTCCCCGCAGCTCACCCCGCCGCGCTCGCACGCGCACCTCAACGGCAACTCCAATGGGGTGCACGGAGCCGCTTTTAAGATCACCACACGAGGTACGTACTTACGACATtcgtgtttttattatataattgtatattatgtatctaGCATATAAAATAAGACAATTTCTAATCATGGTAAAGGTGGATAGGCTAATAAAGTAATACGAAAAGTTTTTATCAAACGCTTACTAGGTtagataataattcatattttcatgataaacatttctttttttttaggtGATTCGACCACAGGCGATCAGCAGCTGGTAGTATCGATCGAACTCAACGGCGTGACATACGAGGGCGTCCTATTCCCATCACAGAACGGCAACGGTCAAAACGGACATCGGCAAATGGTCTCTTAATTTCGCATATaacgtaatgtattttttaggTTCGCGTCAAACGTTTCCAACTCCCAAAAAGTAAGCTCTTAGAGAACCAGTGCAAAATATTTCTCATATCtctgttttttaataaagaaaagagGGTAGGTTAATATTATTGGGCGTGTTTCCAACTGTCAGCTGTCACCTGTCAACTGTCACCAATTTGACAATCGGCGATAGTCTCtcgtgtttttttactatattgaaCAAAGTCTCAGTGTTTAGTTCCTACGTGCTGTTTGCTATTCTAACTGACGTTCAATACAGTGTTGCCATCTTTTGTTTTTCGATATAGTAAAAAAGCACTTAAGTGGAGGAGATACATCGCTTGTTTCTTGATTTTGGTGCGTTCAGTTTATGCTCCTTTGAAATTAAAGTCTGGGACTTAACGCTAGTTGATTATggaattcgatttttttataattttgcttaCGGATCAACTGACAGAGTTACAATATTGAGATatgatttcttttataattgttatgccATTGTCACTGCCCAGAGAGAGGACGATACAAACGGGATATCGCGGCGAGTTCTTTAGTggatgttttgtatatttttaataaattttaaaggtCAAAagtatgacaattttttttttgtaaatatagttTCTTATAACATTTACGTTACTTATTTATGTTACTGATAGGCGTGGCGCATGCGTGACGGGCGgcgtgtttgttttttatatgatttttcgatgtaaatttttgtaaatagttcGTGTAAATGGTAGTATCATTATTTACACTGCATTGTATGTTTGTGATTATTACGTACCTATTTTATTAGAAGgtgtatattttaatcatctatGACGTTGTCAGTATTGTATTGTAGTTTAGTTATTTATAGTTCATGTCAGCCGTATtcgttttatattcataattcgCTTCTAAATAAAGAGCTAAGTCTTTTTTATTGCAGACAGATTTGAACTTTATAGCGATTGATATAAGAGTGATTGTCTAAAACTAGCGTTTTCCAAGAACACTTGGATAATGAAAACGGcgattgtaaatgttttaaaatgtcCGATTTTAACATATAACTCGAATAATACGAAATGCgtgtcattttttaaattacgtggGAAGCTTCCAAGGAAATCATAGTTGATGCCTATCTGTCCTGATACCGTGGCTTTCTACTTAGTTTAAATATAGTGATCGACGTCAattctgatattttattatgtaaggaGTTTGTAAGACAATTAGAAGGCACactacttaaaataaacattgtggTGTGGCGTTAATCTTTGAAGTTTCAATTTTATGCCATTTCCCTAGAATAGGTTTAGACTAGTTGTTATTGAGAGTAATATTAAGTAATGGCCGTCTTATCTGACACAGCGGCAGCGACATcacaaacttttttattttttataattaagaaaaagtatttatctCTTcagttttaagaaatataacggCCATACAACATGGCGCATGTGTTTTATAAGTGCAATAAGCGATatccaaacaaacaaaaaaaaatgaataaaatctcCAATATAATCGAATCggatttaaacataaaattagaattagcattttaatataaaattatgcgatGTTTTGTAAATgactgattttaataatttacgattaatttaatggttttttttttaatattaccggTTATTGTAAAATTCTTTAAGTTCACATTTTTCGAGCTAAGTAGATATAGTGTAGTACATTCCTGACGatgtacaataatttttaagaaaattataaactgGCCTACTATTGCTGATAGTTTTGCGGCCAGATATTAACGACTTTCGTCTTACACCAAAAATTTTTTgatgtattcaaataatatacatgaataaataatattataatgacataTCAAACAGGTTTTTTATTCCtccttttataaaaactttaccTGAATGTACCTTTATTTATAAGTCAATAGTTGTAAGCCAAGccattcattgaaatatttcaataaaaatcaaaataaactattttagtgggcttttacaagcacttttgaatcgtcaattaacaattaagtgaagctaccaccggttcggaaagtagattctcccgagaagaaccggcaagaaactcagtagtttcgctttttcaacatttaaaaaatacaaattcatatttttttttatggtataggttggcggacgagcatatgggccacctgttggtaagttgtcaccatcacccatagacaatgacgctgtaagaaatgttaactattcactaattacatcgtcaatgtgccaccaaccttgggaactaagatgttatgtcccttgtgcctgtagttacgctggctcactcacccttcaaaccggaacacaacaatactgagtactgttatttggcggtagaataactaatgtgtgggtggtacttacccagacgggcttgcacaaagccctaccaccaagaattagttaaaacaattttttaaattaacatatcctgcgtggaactCAACAGGTATtagttccacgctttttatcatctaagaaatcttgtatcgagtaatacgccttttttaccaatgttttttttttataaacgatataaATTTACGAtgaggcaaagttaaaaatggctgcggaattttactatagaaacagataccttgccccaagaaagatttattgacattgcggagtcggaaacttggcgttataagcttatccttactcctagtgcatatacaatgattatcactgatttattcaaagtgatcaatgttactgtgagtattcctactttggtTTAGCTGTTAATTGCAGTTCATTTCCCTAagacataaaagtaaaatttaatataattgcttAAATAACGAATTACTTAcgttatcttattattataatataatattatattagaaaagttataaatatattttattatgagcgccatcttgataaataagtttagttttagttattCCTTTTTTCTGCCATCTGTTGGATTTTCTTAGAACTATAACAAAGGGCTGGCATAAAAAATAGAGCGTGGTATTTGTCATAAAGTTTTCACTATGTACGCATAGATGGCGCTGATAGGTAAAAGTCaagaaacctttttttattatcagtCGCGAATATTAAATGATGTACATATATCACTTGAAATACAAAATACccacttttttactttttaatgaaCCATAAgtgcttataataaaaatcacaatTATTAAGATACAATTACCACAAACTGTCACagtcagtaaaatatttttcgtgAAAAAAAGATTAAAGGGTTTAAAACCGTCATCCGATACCAGGTTCGTTGTTTCGAGGCATTGGAACCTTGATGGACGCAATCTTTCCAAATGTAGTCCAATACTTGTTGATAAACAATTTTTGTAGACACTTAACAATATTTACTTCGTTATACATTACAGTCATTATAGTTGGTTATTGGGTATTGTTAAGTTGCTTAAAACGCATAAACATTTTTCTAGCGAGAAACAGTTAAAGATTGAATGCCGTCAAAGTTATTCTTTAATCATTtgtaatgtgtatgtattttttaattacaactgAATTAAATTAGTTACTAAGTTGTAAGTTGTGTTATAGATAGATATCGTATTTTTGTAGAGGTATTATAGTCTAAATAGAAACGtctgtttgatttttatttttaaaacaatttggtACCATAAGCTCCGGCAAGCCTAGCCGGTTCTAACGAATGCATGTGCATCACTGTGTAGATTGGATTGGCGTCATACAAACGATAGTGCGATTTATTATACaactagcgccatctatgatttttttacgcaaacaatataaaatagtcaaggattatctattattaaaaataaaagcgttAAAGtctcaagttattttttttaaaacgctaATTTACGACGAATACTGGCGACCCGCCCCAGCTCGCAGctcgggtgcaatattgatactaaatactaaatgtactacagaatttgtttcattgcgaattttcaaaaaatatcagtgtttctttactatattgtccatgaattatatcctatctattaaaaaaatcgcatcaaaatccgttgtgtaattttaaagatctaagcatacatagggacagatagcggtaagcgactttgtttcatactatgtatttatgtaatgataaataatgataCGAAATCGGGGAATGCTTAGATATTTTCCTTCTAAAATTTGTTTATGGAACAACggcaatcataattatatatataatttatttaaatatattgtgacatCGGAATAATCCAAAGCCTCATTTCGTTcttcaatatattatgtaaatgtaaactATTGGGAAATTGTACTGTATCGACTTCAGTAATGTATTCCATTGTTACTGATTCTGATGGACCACTGTAGAATACAGAGTGAATGTTTAAGTGTGTGATCAAATCCGAAACTTGGAATTGGTACAGTATTTACAATGAGATTACAAtttcgaaagtaactctgttagtCTGTATTTCATGAAACTTggtatcaaaacaataaaatcaaaatattctttatcaaaTATACACTTGAATTAAGAAAATTTGGTTTGAGTGTTCAGTTAAATCAATTGTTCGAATCATAAGAGAAGAGAggagccgagcacgagatgaattataaacacaaataggctatttgacaatgcgaaaaataaattgtgaattattgtaatcggtgtatattatgagtttaaaaatggttatttaccaacgaaagttgaaagtaatacttaatttttttaaaaatccatacataaaaatgaattttttcaaacgtttgtcacgtggcacaaaacgcttctggttggccgggcttatgatgaagtcactttcttgtaaacttagcttttctactatatgtaccacagattaaaatacaagaaagtgacgtcatcaaCGCCATATTGcggcgccatattgtccaagtagcctTTTTGCGCGCtacttaaata includes:
- the LOC124537592 gene encoding protein dead ringer-like isoform X3; protein product: MADADRDSDLGDDSPVIWNCGITLKKESARSEGDSSGDQSCDSSDEGVGRDVPTNHQPQHQPMHQPHQPHHNMSHHGSLGHQINNHQINHTHQRNSPRPLERELKVRDDFESLKTSLHPHLSSLASLAQGAPLSTPSSVFALAGGGGNFPYAPPAFLAPAPPPPAQPAGSASSSSSEGSAAGWSFEEQYKQLYEISDEPQRKEFLDDLFSFMQKRGTPINRLPIMAKSVLDLYELYNLVIARGGLVEVINKKLWQEIIKGLRLPSSITSAAFTLRTQYMKYLYDYECEKKNLSTRSELDAAIEGNKREGRRASGQYDAQAALAMPQLNRVPASLAQLTQHMQPLSLSLGGGVAGVPRLPPLPPHAPHISQHDIEFRVREYMKMIQQQRDLIRNGSESPPNAPMVSPRDAALSAIDVSRLTLWSLYNNNNNSPQPDLEPQRCETFEKTLFNNQVLGNDFLLGQILKQRCRPTTDRCEALNLSESPNSSLTGIKREACRSPPPAAKRRTPRPPSPAPPAATSPQLTPPRSHAHLNGNSNGVHGAAFKITTRGDSTTGDQQLVVSIELNGVTYEGVLFPSQNGNGQNGHRQMVS
- the LOC124537592 gene encoding protein dead ringer-like isoform X5 — protein: MADADRDSDLGDDSPVIWNCGITLKKESARSEGDSSGDQSCDSSDEGVGRDVPTNHQPQHQPMHQPHQPHHNMSHHGSLGHQINNHQINHTHQRNSPRPLERELKVRDDFESLKTSLHPHLSSLASLAQGAPLSTPSSVFALAGGGGNFPYAPPAFLAPAPPPPAQPAGSASSSSSEGSAAGWSFEEQYKQVRQLYEISDEPQRKEFLDDLFSFMQKRGTPINRLPIMAKSVLDLYELYNLVIARGGLVEVINKKLWQEIIKGLRLPSSITSAAFTLRTQYMKYLYDYECEKKNLSTRSELDAAIEGNKREGRRASGQYDAQAALAMPQLNRVPASLAQLTQHMQPLSLSLGGGVAGVPRLPPLPPHAPHISQHDIEFRVREYMKMIQQQRDLIRNGSESPPNAPMVSPRDAALSAIDVSRLTLWSLYNNNNNSPQPDLEPQREALNLSESPNSSLTGIKREACRSPPPAAKRRTPRPPSPAPPAATSPQLTPPRSHAHLNGNSNGVHGAAFKITTRGDSTTGDQQLVVSIELNGVTYEGVLFPSQNGNGQNGHRQMVS
- the LOC124537592 gene encoding protein dead ringer-like isoform X4, coding for MADADRDSDLGDDSPVSARSEGDSSGDQSCDSSDEGVGRDVPTNHQPQHQPMHQPHQPHHNMSHHGSLGHQINNHQINHTHQRNSPRPLERELKVRDDFESLKTSLHPHLSSLASLAQGAPLSTPSSVFALAGGGGNFPYAPPAFLAPAPPPPAQPAGSASSSSSEGSAAGWSFEEQYKQVRQLYEISDEPQRKEFLDDLFSFMQKRGTPINRLPIMAKSVLDLYELYNLVIARGGLVEVINKKLWQEIIKGLRLPSSITSAAFTLRTQYMKYLYDYECEKKNLSTRSELDAAIEGNKREGRRASGQYDAQAALAMPQLNRVPASLAQLTQHMQPLSLSLGGGVAGVPRLPPLPPHAPHISQHDIEFRVREYMKMIQQQRDLIRNGSESPPNAPMVSPRDAALSAIDVSRLTLWSLYNNNNNSPQPDLEPQRCETFEKTLFNNQVLGNDFLLGQILKQRCRPTTDRCEALNLSESPNSSLTGIKREACRSPPPAAKRRTPRPPSPAPPAATSPQLTPPRSHAHLNGNSNGVHGAAFKITTRGDSTTGDQQLVVSIELNGVTYEGVLFPSQNGNGQNGHRQMVS
- the LOC124537592 gene encoding protein dead ringer-like isoform X2: MADADRDSDLGDDSPVIWNCGITLKKESARSEGDSSGDQSCDSSDEGVGRDVPTNHQPQHQPMHQPHQPHHNMSHHGSLGHQINNHQINHTHQRNSPRPLERELKVRDDFESLKTSLHPHLSSLASLAQGAPLSTPSSVFALAGGGGNFPYAPPAFLAPAPPPPAQPAGSASSSSSEGSAAGWSFEEQYKQVRQLYEISDEPQRKEFLDDLFSFMQKRGTPINRLPIMAKSVLDLYELYNLVIARGGLVEVINKKLWQEIIKGLRLPSSITSAAFTLRTQYMKYLYDYECEKKNLSTRSELDAAIEGNKREGRRASGQYDAQAALAMLNRVPASLAQLTQHMQPLSLSLGGGVAGVPRLPPLPPHAPHISQHDIEFRVREYMKMIQQQRDLIRNGSESPPNAPMVSPRDAALSAIDVSRLTLWSLYNNNNNSPQPDLEPQRCETFEKTLFNNQVLGNDFLLGQILKQRCRPTTDRCEALNLSESPNSSLTGIKREACRSPPPAAKRRTPRPPSPAPPAATSPQLTPPRSHAHLNGNSNGVHGAAFKITTRGDSTTGDQQLVVSIELNGVTYEGVLFPSQNGNGQNGHRQMVS
- the LOC124537592 gene encoding protein dead ringer-like isoform X1, with product MADADRDSDLGDDSPVIWNCGITLKKESARSEGDSSGDQSCDSSDEGVGRDVPTNHQPQHQPMHQPHQPHHNMSHHGSLGHQINNHQINHTHQRNSPRPLERELKVRDDFESLKTSLHPHLSSLASLAQGAPLSTPSSVFALAGGGGNFPYAPPAFLAPAPPPPAQPAGSASSSSSEGSAAGWSFEEQYKQVRQLYEISDEPQRKEFLDDLFSFMQKRGTPINRLPIMAKSVLDLYELYNLVIARGGLVEVINKKLWQEIIKGLRLPSSITSAAFTLRTQYMKYLYDYECEKKNLSTRSELDAAIEGNKREGRRASGQYDAQAALAMPQLNRVPASLAQLTQHMQPLSLSLGGGVAGVPRLPPLPPHAPHISQHDIEFRVREYMKMIQQQRDLIRNGSESPPNAPMVSPRDAALSAIDVSRLTLWSLYNNNNNSPQPDLEPQRCETFEKTLFNNQVLGNDFLLGQILKQRCRPTTDRCEALNLSESPNSSLTGIKREACRSPPPAAKRRTPRPPSPAPPAATSPQLTPPRSHAHLNGNSNGVHGAAFKITTRGDSTTGDQQLVVSIELNGVTYEGVLFPSQNGNGQNGHRQMVS